TACAGTACTAGATGTATTGGTATTGCTTTACTTTCAGGGAAAAGGCTTTAGGATGCTCGAAAGTATTGTTGCGGGTCTTATTGTAATGATTTTTCTCTGTTTTGCGTACGAAATTGCGGTTTCTCAACCTTCAATAAGGCTTATCATGGGGAATCTTTTACCAAAACCCGAAATCATTACCAACCCAGATATGCTGTATGTAGCAATTGGGATTTTGGGTGCAACAGTAATGCCTCATAATTTGTACTTGCACTCAAGTATTGTACAAACTCGAAATTTTGACAAAACAACTGAAGGCAAACGCTTGGCCATTAAATTTGCCACAATCGACTCAACGATTTCTTTGGCTTTTGCTTTTTTTATCAATGCTGCTATTCTTATTGTTTCGGCGGCCTCTTTTCATACTTCTGGCAACCAAAACGTAGCCGATATTCATGATGCTTATCATTTGCTCGACCCTGTTTTAGGGGTAAAATTTGCAGGTATTTTCTTTGCTGTAGCCTTACTGGCTTCAGGACAAAACTCTACTTTGACGGGTACTTTGGCAGGACAAATTGTAATGGAGGGTTTTCTAAACCTCAGGCTAAAGCCATGGATTCGTCGTCTTATTACACGTTTGTTGGCGGTAATTCCTGCACTGATTGTAACACTTATTTATGGCGAAAAAGGTACAGGCGAGCTTCTTGTGCTTAGTCAGGTGATATTATCGCTTCAATTAAGTTTTGCGGTAGTACCTTTGGTAGTGTTTACGGGGTCTAAAAACAAAATGGGTGAGTTTGCCAATTCCAAAACTACTCAAATCATAGCTTGGGTTGTTTCGATAATTATCATTGTTTTTAACCTTTATTTACTTTGGGATACCTTTAGATAGCCGAATTTAGTAAATGAGTGATTATTTTTGGATATGATTTTTACCACTAACGACACAATACTTTGTGGCTAAAGATATATCATGCTGATATTTGATATGAAAAGGCGGTCGAAAAACAATTTCCGACCGCCTTTTTTATGAATAGCAAGTTTTTATCATTTGAGCAATTGATAAGCCCACTTAACGACCTTATGAATCACAAACAGGAGGTCTCTTTTAATATTACCTAATATTTGGGGTAACTCATGTTTTGTTTACAATACATTCAATCTAAACTGAAAATATGTTTTAGCCAGCAATGCCAGCTTTTGAAAGTCAGGTACACGAATCCGTTCATTTTGAATTTTGGAAGCAGGACAACCTTTTATTTTATCAAATAGCCTCAAATAATACTTATAGGCCAAATAAACCCCTGCTTTTGCCCCTTTGGGCAACTGCAATATACCTCGATAGCCCGCATCAAAGTCGGCCTGAATATCGGCCTCGATCAACTGCTTATCGGCAAGGGTAAAATTGCTAAAATCTACATTAGGAAAATACGTTCGACCTCGCTCCTGAAAATCAGATTTAATATCTCTCAAAAAATTTACCTTCTGAAAAGCCGAACCCAAACGACGAGCATCTTCTTTGAGGCTCTGGTATTGAGCTTCATTACCTTCACAAAAAACCCTTAGGCACATCAAACCTACCACTTCAGCCGAGCCATAAATATATTGTTCATAACCATCTTGACTGTAATCTGAATTATACAAATCCATTTCCATCGAATACAAGAAAGCCTCAATCAGCTCGTGGTCGATATGGTATTCATTTACAACGGCCTGAAATGAATGTAATACAGGATTCAAGCTTATTTTATCTTCAATAGCTTGGTAGGCATCGGCCTTGAAGGCCAACAACAATTTCTTTTTATCAAACCCATGAAATGTGTCTACTATTTCATCGGCATAACGTACAAACCCATAAATGGCATATATAGGAAAGTGAAAACGCTTGTGGAGCGTCTTAATTCCTAAAGTAAATGAAGTACTGTAATGCTCGGTAATGAGCTTACTACATTCAAATGTGGTGGTACTATACAAATCCATCATATTAATTGTGCGTCATAGCTTTTAAGGTTATTCTATCGGAATGCCATCGGCTATTGGCTTGAGGCGGTGGTTTATTATATCTTTATCAACTATTCAATTCTTTATCTACTTCGCTGGCTACCAACAACCCCGAAATCAATGAAGGAGGTACACCTGGCCCTGGCACAGTCAACTGACCTGTATAATAGAAATTGTCTATTTTTTTGCTTTTTAGGGTAGGCTTTAGCAAAGCAGTTTGCATTAGGGTATTGGCCAAGCCGTAGGCATTACCTTTGAAGGCATGATAATCGCCCTTAAAATCATTGTGGGCATAACTTCTTTTATATACTACTGCGTCTCGAATAGACGTACCACAATATTGTTCGAGGCGTTCCATTATCATCTGGTAGTATTTCTCACGCATGGCCTCGGTATCTTCCAAATCAGGAGCAACAGGAATCAACAAAAACAGGTTTTCAGAGCCTTCTGGAGCTACACTATTGTCTGTTTTTGAAGGTGCTGAAGCATAAAATAACGGTTTTGAAGGCCATTTCGGCTCGGTATAAATTTCGTGAGCGTGCAATGAAAAATCTTCGTCGAAAAATAAATTATGATGCAACAACTTAGGAATCCGTTTGTTGACCCCCAAATAAAACAACAACGACGACGGAGCCATTACACGTTTATCCCAATAGGCTTCGTCATAATTACGATATGAGTCTCCTAAAATTTGTTCTTCCACATGGTGATAATCGGCACTAGCCACTACGGCATCGGCCTCAAAAACAGCTTTTTCAGTAATTACTTTTTGTACTTTATGTTGTTGAACCTCTATATTCTTTACTTCATGATTATACAAAATCTTAACCCCTTTTTCTTGGGCCAAGGCCACCATACCTTTTACAATTTGATACATACCTCCCATCGGATACCAAGTGCCTAATTGCATTTCAGCATAATTCATTAGGCTATACATAGCGGGTGTATTTTCGGGTGTAGCTCCCAAAAACAAAATAGGGAACTCCATTAGTTTTAGGATTTTATCATTTTTGAAAAACTTTCTAATATGACTAGAAAAAGACTGAAAAACATCTAATCGTACCACATCATAAAGTAACTTCAAGCTCAAAAATTCAGTAATACTTCTCGAAGGCTTCCACACAAACTGATTAATTCCTACATCGTACTTATAAGCTGCTTGGCTCAGAAAATCCCTGAACTTTTCGGCACTTCCTTGTTCCATACTCTCAAACAAATCGGCTAGATTGTCAACCCCTGCTGGCAAATTAATAACTTCATTGCCTTTCAAAATAACCGCATAAGAAGGGTCTAAACGTACCAAGTTGTAATAATCGGAAGTCTTCTTATTAAATTTAGCAAAATAATTATCAAAAATATCAGGCATCCAGTACCAGCTTGGCCCCATGTCGAAAGTAAAACCTTGTGTTTCAAAAACCCTTGCACGTCCACCAGCCATACTATTTTTTTCGAGAATGGTTACTTCATAACCTTTATCTGCCAAGCCCGTTGCTGCCGCCAAACCCGAAAACCCTGCACCAATTACAATTACTTTTTTCATCTAAATGTATTATCGTTATAATGGGTATGAAAATATGCTATTGTTTTCTGTAATAGAAAAATCGAAGTAATATAAAACTGGCTGTATACTTTGTTGTATTTACGCTCCATTTTGCCAATAGTTTCTAGCTTCATTATTAGAATAACCAGATAACCGACAATTTGTTTTGTAAAACGTATAGTTTGTTAAAAGTTAAACAAAACAAAAAAGTCGAGCAAATGCTCGACCCTTTGCAACTTTCTTCTGTTAACCAAAAAACTAATCAATTATTTAACAATTGCCGTTTTTGGAGTCAATGCCTTTACAGTTGATGAAATGTAACTCCAAACAGAACGACTAGTCCTAATTAATTTTACTTGCCAAGATACTAGGTTTGGCTGTTAATTCCAATAAGCATACATGTGAAGCTTATCTTTTAATTCTT
The DNA window shown above is from Flectobacillus major DSM 103 and carries:
- a CDS encoding phytoene desaturase family protein yields the protein MKKVIVIGAGFSGLAAATGLADKGYEVTILEKNSMAGGRARVFETQGFTFDMGPSWYWMPDIFDNYFAKFNKKTSDYYNLVRLDPSYAVILKGNEVINLPAGVDNLADLFESMEQGSAEKFRDFLSQAAYKYDVGINQFVWKPSRSITEFLSLKLLYDVVRLDVFQSFSSHIRKFFKNDKILKLMEFPILFLGATPENTPAMYSLMNYAEMQLGTWYPMGGMYQIVKGMVALAQEKGVKILYNHEVKNIEVQQHKVQKVITEKAVFEADAVVASADYHHVEEQILGDSYRNYDEAYWDKRVMAPSSLLFYLGVNKRIPKLLHHNLFFDEDFSLHAHEIYTEPKWPSKPLFYASAPSKTDNSVAPEGSENLFLLIPVAPDLEDTEAMREKYYQMIMERLEQYCGTSIRDAVVYKRSYAHNDFKGDYHAFKGNAYGLANTLMQTALLKPTLKSKKIDNFYYTGQLTVPGPGVPPSLISGLLVASEVDKELNS
- a CDS encoding Nramp family divalent metal transporter — protein: MTWKNKEITPSLPEVYASINVPKTGSFWRKLWAFTGPGLMVAVGYMDPGNWATDIAGGAKFGYTLLSVILISNLFAMLLQHLSLKLGIATGKDLAQACRDAYSKPTAIALWVLCEVAIAACDLAEVIGSAIALNLLFGMPLSVGVLVTVLDVLVLLYFQGKGFRMLESIVAGLIVMIFLCFAYEIAVSQPSIRLIMGNLLPKPEIITNPDMLYVAIGILGATVMPHNLYLHSSIVQTRNFDKTTEGKRLAIKFATIDSTISLAFAFFINAAILIVSAASFHTSGNQNVADIHDAYHLLDPVLGVKFAGIFFAVALLASGQNSTLTGTLAGQIVMEGFLNLRLKPWIRRLITRLLAVIPALIVTLIYGEKGTGELLVLSQVILSLQLSFAVVPLVVFTGSKNKMGEFANSKTTQIIAWVVSIIIIVFNLYLLWDTFR
- a CDS encoding phytoene/squalene synthase family protein, producing MMDLYSTTTFECSKLITEHYSTSFTLGIKTLHKRFHFPIYAIYGFVRYADEIVDTFHGFDKKKLLLAFKADAYQAIEDKISLNPVLHSFQAVVNEYHIDHELIEAFLYSMEMDLYNSDYSQDGYEQYIYGSAEVVGLMCLRVFCEGNEAQYQSLKEDARRLGSAFQKVNFLRDIKSDFQERGRTYFPNVDFSNFTLADKQLIEADIQADFDAGYRGILQLPKGAKAGVYLAYKYYLRLFDKIKGCPASKIQNERIRVPDFQKLALLAKTYFQFRLNVL